The Agromyces mangrovi genome contains a region encoding:
- a CDS encoding TadE/TadG family type IV pilus assembly protein yields the protein MLVTVLLVALALAVVQLALALHVRNTVLDAAAEGARYAALAGNGAADGVARTRALIDAAVSESYTRNVTASVGSTGAGADVIEVRVRATLPLVGLIGLEAALDVRGHAVVETYG from the coding sequence ATGCTCGTCACCGTTCTGCTCGTCGCGCTCGCGCTCGCCGTGGTGCAGCTCGCGCTCGCGCTGCACGTGCGCAACACCGTGCTCGATGCGGCGGCCGAGGGTGCGCGGTACGCCGCGCTCGCGGGCAACGGCGCGGCCGATGGTGTGGCGCGCACACGTGCCCTCATCGACGCGGCCGTCTCGGAGTCGTACACACGCAACGTCACGGCGTCCGTCGGCAGCACTGGCGCCGGCGCCGACGTGATCGAGGTGCGGGTGCGCGCGACGCTGCCGCTCGTGGGGCTAATCGGGCTCGAGGCCGCGCTCGACGTGCGCGGGCACGCGGTGGTGGAGACCTACGGATGA
- a CDS encoding BCCT family transporter, protein MTTTDRPAPPGSQPPEKKPKKILREFLHPALIPGIGVEDTPRRFSTNWLVFGIAGALVLAVVIWGFADPEGMGAAGSASLGWVTTNFGWLFSALAIICFGFMMAVGYGRTGGIRLGADDEAPEFSTVSWIAMLFAAGMGIGLLFWGPAEPLAFFNTVPPGFDSEAGSREAMFDALAQANLHWGPLAWAFYAVVGGAIAYAAYRRGRAPLISAIFHPIFGEKTDGPLGSVIDIFAIIVTLFGTGVTLGMGTLQIASGLEVVTGAGPFGNGAIIVIITLLTAAFVVSAVSGIKRGIRALSNVNMVVAGVIGVFVFIAGPTLFLLNLIPASMSAFFGDLWIMLTRNPAQGEDAASFMAAWQNYYWAWWISWSPFVGMFIAKISRGRTLRQFATVVILVPSAVCIVWFAILGGTAMLFEEQGLGISEAGSDGALFAVLSNLPFGAIVSVLAMISIVLFFVTSADSAAIVMGSMSQRGKPEPSTWVTVTWGVLLGAAALALLLVGGDTALSGLQSIMVVTALPFAVVLIGIMIAWAKDLRTDPYMLRRRYAKAAIAQGVRLGIAKHGDDFVFGSTEVAEDEGAGAGFDSTDPELVEWYETATGSVKVVTAEDVTRTLQPGHIEKPGPPNPHHTASGDASLTVGEDRAAERAARRAKRDDGGD, encoded by the coding sequence ATGACCACAACCGATCGACCCGCCCCTCCGGGAAGCCAGCCGCCGGAGAAGAAGCCGAAGAAGATCCTTCGGGAGTTCCTGCATCCGGCACTGATCCCCGGAATCGGCGTGGAGGACACACCACGCAGGTTCAGTACGAACTGGCTCGTCTTCGGCATCGCCGGTGCCCTCGTGCTGGCCGTCGTGATCTGGGGATTCGCCGACCCCGAGGGCATGGGGGCGGCCGGCTCCGCCTCGCTGGGCTGGGTCACGACCAACTTCGGTTGGCTGTTCTCGGCGCTCGCGATCATCTGCTTCGGCTTCATGATGGCGGTGGGCTACGGGCGCACCGGCGGCATCCGACTCGGCGCCGACGATGAGGCGCCGGAGTTCTCCACGGTGTCGTGGATCGCGATGCTGTTCGCCGCAGGCATGGGCATCGGGCTGCTCTTCTGGGGTCCGGCCGAGCCGCTGGCGTTCTTCAACACGGTGCCGCCCGGGTTCGACTCGGAGGCGGGCAGCCGGGAGGCGATGTTCGATGCACTCGCCCAGGCGAACCTGCACTGGGGTCCGCTCGCGTGGGCGTTCTACGCCGTCGTGGGCGGGGCGATCGCCTATGCGGCGTATCGTCGCGGGCGCGCGCCGCTCATCTCGGCGATCTTCCACCCGATCTTCGGTGAGAAGACCGACGGGCCGCTCGGCAGCGTCATCGACATCTTCGCGATCATCGTGACGCTCTTCGGCACGGGCGTCACGCTCGGCATGGGCACCCTGCAGATCGCCAGCGGTCTCGAGGTCGTCACGGGTGCGGGGCCGTTCGGCAACGGGGCGATCATCGTGATCATCACGCTGCTCACGGCGGCGTTCGTGGTCTCGGCGGTGTCGGGCATCAAGCGGGGCATCCGCGCGCTGTCGAACGTCAACATGGTGGTCGCCGGCGTCATCGGTGTCTTCGTCTTCATCGCGGGGCCGACCCTGTTCCTGCTCAACCTCATTCCGGCGAGCATGTCGGCGTTCTTCGGCGACCTCTGGATCATGCTCACGCGCAACCCGGCGCAGGGCGAGGACGCGGCGTCGTTCATGGCCGCGTGGCAGAACTACTACTGGGCGTGGTGGATCTCGTGGTCGCCGTTCGTGGGCATGTTCATCGCGAAGATCTCGCGCGGGCGAACGCTGCGCCAGTTCGCGACCGTCGTGATCCTCGTGCCGTCGGCGGTCTGCATCGTGTGGTTCGCCATCCTCGGCGGCACGGCGATGCTCTTCGAGGAGCAGGGCCTCGGCATCAGCGAGGCGGGGTCTGACGGAGCGCTGTTCGCGGTGCTCTCGAACCTGCCGTTCGGGGCGATCGTGTCGGTGCTCGCGATGATCTCGATCGTGCTGTTCTTCGTGACGTCCGCCGACTCGGCCGCGATCGTGATGGGGTCGATGAGCCAGCGCGGCAAGCCCGAACCGTCCACCTGGGTCACGGTGACCTGGGGCGTGCTGCTCGGTGCAGCCGCGCTCGCGCTGCTGCTCGTGGGCGGCGACACGGCGCTGTCCGGCCTGCAGTCGATCATGGTGGTGACGGCGTTGCCGTTCGCGGTGGTGCTGATCGGCATCATGATCGCGTGGGCGAAGGACCTGCGGACCGATCCGTACATGCTGCGGCGCCGATACGCGAAGGCCGCCATCGCACAGGGCGTACGACTCGGCATCGCCAAGCACGGCGACGACTTCGTGTTCGGTTCGACCGAGGTCGCCGAGGACGAGGGCGCCGGCGCGGGCTTCGACAGCACCGACCCCGAGCTGGTCGAGTGGTACGAGACCGCGACAGGTTCCGTCAAGGTCGTGACCGCCGAGGACGTCACCCGCACGCTCCAGCCCGGTCACATCGAGAAGCCCGGGCCGCCCAATCCCCACCACACCGCCTCGGGCGACGCGTCGCTCACCGTCGGCGAGGATCGCGCCGCCGAGCGCGCCGCGCGGCGCGCGAAGCGCGACGACGGCGGCGATTGA
- a CDS encoding tyrosine-protein phosphatase: MNASTRLDIPGTVNFRSVGPVPAAAGTVREGVLFRSDALHELGEPGRRALRELGVGIVIDLRDEYEVANRPDDLDGLDVELLRLPVFEGSGASAGQPGITLDALYARIVTQHTGVVIEALREISRADGRGVVVHCTAGKDRTGVITALALLSVGVDRDLVLDDYASTEQYLAGPWLEGMITLVGEYGVPDSPGLRMLMGGSPREALASALDLIDRRHGSARDYLLAGGLSLDELGALEQVLVRAD; encoded by the coding sequence ATGAACGCCTCGACCCGACTCGACATCCCCGGCACCGTCAACTTCCGCTCGGTCGGGCCGGTGCCCGCTGCCGCCGGCACGGTGCGCGAGGGCGTGCTGTTCCGTTCCGACGCGCTGCACGAGCTCGGCGAGCCGGGCCGCCGGGCGCTGCGCGAGCTGGGCGTCGGCATCGTGATCGACCTGCGGGACGAGTACGAGGTCGCGAACCGGCCCGACGACCTCGACGGCCTCGACGTGGAACTGCTGCGCCTGCCGGTGTTCGAGGGCTCCGGGGCATCCGCCGGCCAGCCCGGCATCACCCTCGACGCGCTCTACGCGCGCATCGTCACCCAGCACACCGGCGTCGTCATCGAGGCGCTGCGCGAGATCTCGCGCGCCGACGGCCGCGGCGTCGTCGTGCACTGCACCGCGGGCAAGGACCGCACCGGCGTCATCACGGCGCTCGCGCTGCTGTCGGTGGGCGTCGATCGCGACCTCGTGCTCGACGACTACGCGAGCACCGAGCAGTACCTCGCGGGCCCGTGGCTCGAGGGCATGATCACGCTCGTCGGCGAGTACGGCGTACCCGACTCGCCCGGGCTGCGCATGCTCATGGGCGGCAGCCCGCGTGAGGCGCTCGCCTCGGCGCTCGACCTCATCGACCGTCGGCACGGCTCGGCGCGCGACTACCTGCTCGCGGGCGGACTGTCGCTCGACGAGCTCGGCGCGCTCGAGCAGGTGCTGGTACGCGCCGACTGA
- the smpB gene encoding SsrA-binding protein SmpB: protein MPKERGEQVIATNRRARHDYLIEDTYEAGIVLSGTEVKSLRQGRASLVDGYAYIDGGEAWLDAVHIPEYTQGTWNNHSPRRKRKLLLHKQEIVKISHKTKEGGYTLVPLKLYFSDGRAKVEIAVAKGKREYDKRQALREKQDKREADRAISSRRHLGE from the coding sequence GTGCCCAAGGAACGCGGCGAGCAGGTCATCGCCACCAACCGGCGGGCCCGTCACGACTACCTCATCGAGGACACGTACGAGGCCGGCATCGTGCTGAGCGGCACCGAGGTGAAGTCGCTGCGGCAGGGCCGCGCGTCGCTCGTCGACGGCTACGCGTACATCGACGGCGGGGAGGCGTGGCTCGACGCCGTGCACATCCCCGAGTACACGCAGGGCACCTGGAACAACCACTCGCCCCGGCGCAAGCGCAAGCTGCTGCTGCACAAGCAGGAGATCGTGAAGATCAGCCACAAGACCAAGGAGGGCGGGTACACGCTCGTCCCCCTGAAGCTGTACTTCTCCGACGGCCGCGCGAAGGTCGAGATCGCGGTCGCGAAGGGCAAGCGCGAGTACGACAAGCGCCAGGCGCTGCGCGAGAAGCAGGACAAGCGCGAGGCCGACCGCGCGATCTCCAGCAGGCGGCACCTGGGGGAGTGA
- a CDS encoding carbon-nitrogen hydrolase family protein → MKAAIVQYPPVFLDLERTLEHAVRHIAEAAGLGAELVVFPEAWFPGYPIWIQRARPEGDLDMVVALVRRLQDNAVDLASDDLAPVRAAAREHGVVVVAAHQEVDRAHSGTIFNSVAIIDADGTILNNHRKVMPTLGERMVWGFGDASTIRVVETAVGRVGALLCWENLMPLARYALYAQMPEIYVAPTADVGDGWQASMQHIARESCAYVLAGSTSWLMSDLPDDLPFRDRLVDDEEAWISPGDAVVYEPFGPAVAGPMHRGRGLLVADFDLEKCRLPRSWFDVTGHYARPDLFQLQVDTTPQSPVRFSAG, encoded by the coding sequence ATGAAAGCCGCGATCGTGCAGTACCCGCCCGTGTTCCTCGACCTCGAACGCACCCTCGAACACGCGGTGCGGCACATCGCGGAGGCCGCCGGGCTCGGCGCCGAGCTGGTCGTCTTCCCCGAGGCGTGGTTCCCCGGCTACCCGATCTGGATCCAGCGCGCCCGCCCGGAGGGCGACCTGGACATGGTCGTCGCGCTCGTCAGGCGCCTGCAGGACAACGCCGTCGACCTTGCATCCGATGACCTCGCACCGGTACGGGCCGCGGCGCGCGAGCACGGCGTCGTCGTGGTCGCGGCCCACCAGGAGGTCGACCGCGCGCACAGCGGCACGATCTTCAACAGCGTCGCGATCATCGACGCCGACGGCACGATCCTGAACAACCACCGGAAGGTCATGCCGACGCTCGGCGAGCGCATGGTGTGGGGGTTCGGGGATGCCTCGACGATCCGCGTCGTCGAGACCGCGGTGGGTCGCGTGGGCGCGCTGCTGTGCTGGGAGAACCTGATGCCGCTCGCACGGTACGCGCTCTACGCGCAGATGCCGGAGATCTACGTCGCGCCCACGGCCGATGTGGGGGACGGCTGGCAGGCGAGCATGCAGCACATCGCTCGCGAGAGCTGCGCGTACGTGCTCGCCGGGTCGACGAGCTGGCTGATGTCGGACCTACCCGACGACCTGCCGTTCCGCGACCGGCTCGTCGACGACGAGGAGGCGTGGATCAGCCCCGGCGACGCGGTCGTGTACGAGCCCTTCGGGCCCGCGGTCGCTGGGCCCATGCATCGTGGGAGGGGGCTGCTCGTCGCCGACTTCGACCTCGAGAAGTGCCGCCTGCCGCGTTCGTGGTTCGACGTGACGGGCCACTACGCCCGGCCCGACCTCTTCCAGCTCCAGGTGGACACGACGCCCCAATCGCCGGTGCGGTTCAGCGCAGGCTGA
- a CDS encoding type II secretion system F family protein: protein MSAASVALGACLGIGLWCLLAALPSWSRPRAIDRVAPYVLDVSPEAHAVVHRDRGDPTAVLAGLFGPAVASALRATALVFGDDAQITRRARQAGLATTREQFRLQQLVAAVGAGVVAVAAVVLLPGLSGLPPVARIVLPIIAAAAGALAPQQLLEWRAKRRMRRLASELPTVLEFLTLSITAGESMLDAITRVSRVGTGVLPGEFAGVVTSVYAGVPLARALRDLSAALDDPALDRCISQVVAAMERGVPTAEVLRALAGDVRGEASRALIELAGRKEIAMLVPLVFMILPVTVAFAVYPGLLVLQAGF from the coding sequence GTGAGCGCGGCATCCGTCGCCCTCGGCGCCTGCCTCGGCATCGGGCTGTGGTGCCTGCTCGCGGCGCTGCCGAGCTGGAGCCGGCCACGCGCGATCGATCGCGTGGCACCCTACGTGCTCGACGTCTCGCCCGAGGCCCACGCGGTCGTGCACCGCGACCGCGGCGACCCGACCGCGGTGCTCGCGGGCCTGTTCGGCCCGGCGGTGGCGTCGGCACTGCGGGCGACGGCGCTCGTGTTCGGCGACGACGCCCAGATCACGCGACGCGCCCGCCAGGCCGGCCTCGCCACGACGCGCGAGCAGTTCCGGCTCCAGCAGCTGGTCGCCGCCGTCGGCGCGGGTGTCGTGGCCGTCGCAGCGGTGGTGCTGCTCCCGGGCCTGTCGGGCCTGCCGCCCGTGGCGCGGATCGTGCTGCCGATCATCGCCGCCGCAGCCGGTGCGCTCGCACCGCAGCAACTGCTCGAGTGGCGCGCGAAGCGCCGCATGCGCCGCCTCGCGAGCGAGCTGCCCACCGTGCTCGAGTTCCTGACCCTCAGCATCACCGCGGGCGAGTCGATGCTCGACGCGATCACGCGGGTCTCGCGGGTGGGCACGGGCGTGCTGCCCGGGGAGTTCGCGGGGGTCGTGACGTCGGTGTACGCCGGCGTGCCGCTCGCACGCGCTCTGCGCGACCTCTCCGCAGCGCTCGACGACCCGGCGCTCGACCGGTGCATCTCGCAGGTCGTCGCCGCGATGGAACGCGGCGTGCCGACCGCAGAGGTGCTCCGAGCGCTTGCCGGAGATGTCCGCGGCGAGGCATCCCGCGCCCTCATCGAGCTGGCCGGGCGCAAGGAGATCGCCATGCTCGTACCGCTGGTGTTCATGATCCTGCCGGTCACGGTGGCGTTCGCGGTGTACCCGGGTCTGCTCGTGCTGCAGGCGGGGTTCTGA
- a CDS encoding type II secretion system F family protein translates to MTAAAGALGGVLGVGLLLCASPWLWPRRADVTPSPGAGRTSRLRGTLAAAGLPGVSPTLLVVMSLVFAVVGGAVVLAISGVVALAAAVAVAALTLPWVLVRQRLVARRAAHRSAWPDLVDHLVSAVRAGMSLPDAVSALADVGPAPMRTAFAEFRRDWRETANFAGSLDRLKATLADPVADRIIETLRMAREVGGTELTPTLRALSAYLRSDAALRAEVSARQGWVRNAARLGVCAPWLLLLILSTRPEAIAAYNTPAGFALIAIGLGVSVVAYRLMLGLGRLPEEGRWFA, encoded by the coding sequence GTGACCGCGGCCGCGGGCGCCCTCGGCGGCGTGCTCGGCGTGGGCCTCCTGCTCTGCGCGTCGCCCTGGCTGTGGCCGCGCCGCGCTGACGTCACGCCGTCGCCCGGAGCCGGCCGGACGTCACGCCTGCGCGGCACGCTCGCCGCCGCGGGACTCCCGGGCGTGTCGCCGACCCTGCTCGTGGTCATGTCGCTCGTGTTCGCCGTCGTCGGCGGAGCCGTGGTGCTCGCGATCTCGGGGGTGGTCGCACTCGCGGCAGCAGTCGCGGTCGCCGCGCTGACCCTCCCGTGGGTGCTCGTGCGCCAGCGACTGGTCGCGCGTCGCGCCGCCCACCGGTCGGCATGGCCCGACCTCGTCGATCACCTCGTCTCGGCCGTGCGCGCCGGCATGTCGCTGCCCGACGCGGTGTCGGCGCTCGCGGACGTCGGCCCGGCCCCGATGCGCACCGCGTTCGCCGAGTTCCGCCGAGACTGGCGGGAGACCGCGAACTTCGCAGGCTCGCTCGACCGGTTGAAGGCGACGCTCGCCGACCCCGTCGCCGACCGCATCATCGAGACGCTGCGCATGGCGCGCGAGGTGGGCGGCACCGAACTGACTCCCACGTTGCGCGCACTGTCCGCCTACCTGCGGTCGGATGCCGCGCTGCGCGCCGAGGTCTCCGCCCGGCAGGGGTGGGTGCGCAACGCCGCCCGCCTCGGGGTCTGCGCGCCGTGGCTGCTCCTGCTCATCCTGTCGACGCGGCCCGAGGCGATCGCGGCATACAACACCCCTGCCGGATTCGCGCTGATCGCGATCGGGCTGGGCGTGAGCGTGGTCGCCTACCGGTTGATGCTCGGCCTCGGGCGGCTGCCGGAAGAGGGGCGGTGGTTCGCGTGA
- the ftsX gene encoding permease-like cell division protein FtsX has translation MRAGLVLAEAASGLRRNASMVVSVVLVTFVSLTFVGTAALLQLQIAQMKNYWYDRAQVAVYLCTSVSPGTTCTDGEATDEQRAAIEAQLESDTLAPFIDEFYFEDHDQAYENFQAQFEGTPAADYVTPEVLNETYWINLVDPSQSAVIAESFSGVAGVEQVVDQRRYLDQIFSVLNAASYTAIGIALVMLVAATLLIATTIRLSAYSRRRELGIMRLVGASNRFIQTPFVLEGVFAALIGSLLAGAAVVGIVQFFVQGYLSTRLTFTALVGLGDALVVVPLLIVSGVLLAALSAYIAIARYLRV, from the coding sequence ATGAGAGCCGGACTCGTGCTCGCCGAGGCGGCGAGCGGGCTGCGGCGCAACGCCTCGATGGTCGTGTCGGTCGTGCTCGTCACCTTCGTGTCGCTCACGTTCGTGGGCACCGCCGCGCTGCTGCAGCTGCAGATCGCGCAGATGAAGAACTACTGGTACGACCGCGCGCAGGTCGCGGTGTACCTCTGCACCTCGGTGTCGCCCGGCACGACCTGCACCGACGGGGAGGCGACCGACGAGCAGCGGGCGGCGATCGAGGCGCAGCTCGAGTCGGACACGCTCGCGCCGTTCATCGACGAGTTCTACTTCGAAGACCACGACCAGGCGTACGAGAACTTCCAGGCGCAGTTCGAGGGCACGCCCGCGGCCGACTACGTCACGCCCGAGGTGCTGAACGAGACCTACTGGATCAACCTCGTCGACCCGTCGCAGTCGGCCGTGATCGCCGAGAGCTTCTCGGGCGTCGCGGGCGTCGAGCAGGTGGTCGACCAGCGGCGCTACCTCGACCAGATCTTCTCCGTGCTGAACGCCGCGAGCTACACGGCGATCGGCATCGCCCTCGTCATGCTCGTCGCGGCGACGCTGCTCATCGCCACGACCATCCGCCTGTCGGCGTACTCGCGACGGCGCGAGCTCGGCATCATGCGCCTCGTCGGGGCGTCGAACCGGTTCATCCAGACGCCGTTCGTGCTCGAGGGCGTCTTCGCCGCGCTCATCGGGTCGTTGCTCGCCGGCGCCGCCGTGGTCGGCATCGTGCAGTTCTTCGTGCAGGGCTACCTGTCGACCCGGCTCACGTTCACCGCCCTCGTGGGCCTCGGCGACGCGCTCGTGGTCGTTCCGCTGCTGATCGTCTCGGGCGTGCTGCTCGCCGCCCTGTCGGCCTACATCGCGATCGCGCGCTACCTCCGGGTCTAG
- the prfB gene encoding peptide chain release factor 2, with protein sequence MLELDLSQEITALRTTFRDIRAVVDVDRLESEIADLSEQAGAPDLWDDVDHAQKVTSALSHKQADLARVKKVDQRLDDLEVLVELANEMGDEDSAAEARDELAALTKTIGDLEVQTLLDGEWDPKPAVITIRAGAGGVDASDFAEMLLRMYLRWAEQHKYPAKVLDTSYAEEAGIKSATIEVDAPYAFGTLSVEAGTHRLVRMSPFNSAGKRQTSFAAVEVIPLMEEAVEVDIPENDIRVDVFRSSGPGGQSVNTTDSAVRITHLPTGIVVSMQNEKSQIQNRAAAMRVLQSRLLLQQREEEAAKKKELAGTITASWGDQMRSYVLAPYQMVKDLRTEFEVNNPTNVFDGDLDGFIAAGIRWRKQQQAQPA encoded by the coding sequence ATGTTGGAACTTGACCTCTCGCAGGAGATCACCGCCCTGCGCACCACCTTCCGTGACATCCGCGCCGTCGTCGACGTCGACCGGCTCGAGTCGGAGATCGCCGACCTCAGCGAGCAGGCCGGCGCTCCCGACCTGTGGGACGACGTCGACCACGCCCAGAAGGTCACCAGCGCCCTGAGCCACAAGCAGGCCGACCTCGCCCGCGTGAAGAAGGTCGACCAGCGGCTCGACGACCTCGAGGTGCTCGTCGAGCTCGCCAACGAGATGGGCGACGAGGACAGCGCCGCCGAGGCGCGCGACGAGCTCGCAGCGCTCACGAAGACCATCGGCGACCTCGAGGTGCAGACCCTGCTCGACGGCGAGTGGGACCCGAAGCCCGCGGTCATCACGATCCGCGCGGGCGCCGGCGGCGTCGACGCGAGCGACTTCGCCGAGATGCTGCTGCGCATGTACCTGCGCTGGGCCGAGCAGCACAAGTACCCGGCGAAGGTGCTCGACACGAGCTACGCCGAGGAGGCCGGCATCAAGTCGGCGACCATCGAGGTCGACGCGCCCTACGCGTTCGGCACGCTCTCGGTCGAGGCGGGCACGCACCGCCTGGTGCGCATGAGCCCCTTCAACTCCGCGGGCAAGCGGCAGACGAGCTTCGCGGCCGTCGAGGTCATCCCGCTCATGGAGGAGGCCGTCGAGGTCGACATCCCCGAGAACGACATCCGCGTCGACGTGTTCCGCTCGTCGGGCCCCGGCGGCCAGTCGGTCAACACGACCGACTCCGCCGTGCGCATCACGCACCTCCCGACCGGCATCGTCGTCTCGATGCAGAACGAGAAGTCGCAGATCCAGAACCGCGCCGCCGCGATGCGCGTGCTCCAGTCGCGCCTGCTGCTGCAGCAGCGCGAGGAGGAGGCCGCGAAGAAGAAGGAGCTCGCCGGCACCATCACCGCGAGCTGGGGCGACCAGATGCGCTCGTATGTGCTCGCCCCGTACCAGATGGTGAAGGACCTCCGCACCGAGTTCGAGGTCAACAACCCCACGAACGTGTTCGACGGCGACCTCGACGGGTTCATCGCCGCGGGCATCCGCTGGCGCAAGCAGCAGCAGGCGCAGCCGGCCTAG
- a CDS encoding pilus assembly protein TadG-related protein: MRRLRARLAADESGSTLLLTIGCCVLGLAVIIVTIGATSLYLERKRLFTIADGAALAGAEAFALADVRREGDRLVVDLEPAEVAAAVSAHLAATAGLDVDVRIVHATSLDGRSATVTLGAVWRPPIVGEFLPAEVPIEVTSVARSVFTG, encoded by the coding sequence ATGCGCCGGCTTCGGGCGCGGCTCGCCGCCGACGAGTCGGGGTCGACGCTGTTGCTGACGATCGGATGCTGCGTGCTCGGACTCGCGGTGATCATCGTCACGATCGGGGCGACGTCGCTGTACCTCGAGCGCAAGCGCCTCTTCACGATCGCCGATGGCGCCGCGCTCGCCGGGGCGGAGGCGTTCGCGCTCGCCGACGTGCGGCGCGAGGGTGACCGGCTGGTCGTCGACCTCGAGCCGGCGGAGGTCGCCGCCGCCGTCTCGGCGCACCTCGCTGCGACTGCCGGGCTCGACGTCGACGTGCGGATCGTGCACGCGACGAGCCTCGACGGGCGCAGCGCGACGGTCACGCTCGGCGCGGTCTGGCGGCCGCCGATCGTGGGGGAGTTCCTGCCCGCCGAGGTGCCGATCGAGGTGACGAGCGTCGCCCGATCGGTGTTCACCGGCTGA
- the ftsE gene encoding cell division ATP-binding protein FtsE, whose translation MIRFDSVTKKYPGNPRPALDGVDVEILKGEFVFLVGASGSGKSSFLRLILKEEKPSAGRIHVLGQNLGQISSRKVPYFRRSLGVVFQDFRLLPNKNVYDNVAFSLRVIGKSRGYVQSAVPETLKLVGLDEKAKRMPHELSGGEQQRVAIARAIVNKPQILLADEPTGNLDPVTSAGIMTLLERISMGGTTIVMATHEAGIVDQMQRRVIELSAGTVVRDDRQGGYGHDEAREEIAVQRDVTVAAPKVPVAAMQRAKPLYVEPEESDEVTDAAARVTAAATGVVDLADDGSGAGGDDGDSEGSGADQVLDGVTHAEPTPEVAQQLTLAERLGLRAGETKQGDDEQEVGPTR comes from the coding sequence ATGATCCGCTTCGATTCCGTCACCAAGAAGTACCCCGGCAACCCGAGGCCGGCGCTCGACGGCGTCGACGTCGAGATCCTGAAGGGAGAGTTCGTCTTCCTCGTCGGCGCGTCCGGGTCGGGCAAGTCGAGCTTCCTGCGGCTGATCCTCAAGGAGGAGAAGCCGTCGGCGGGCCGCATCCACGTGCTCGGGCAGAACCTCGGGCAGATCTCGAGCCGCAAGGTGCCGTACTTCCGGCGCAGCCTCGGCGTCGTGTTCCAGGACTTCCGGCTGCTGCCGAACAAGAACGTCTACGACAACGTGGCGTTCTCGCTGCGGGTCATCGGCAAGTCGCGCGGCTACGTCCAGTCGGCCGTGCCCGAGACGCTCAAGCTGGTCGGCCTCGACGAGAAGGCGAAGCGGATGCCCCATGAGCTGTCGGGCGGCGAACAGCAGCGTGTCGCGATCGCACGCGCCATCGTGAACAAGCCGCAGATCCTGCTCGCCGACGAGCCGACCGGCAACCTCGACCCCGTCACCAGCGCCGGCATCATGACGCTGCTCGAGCGCATCTCGATGGGCGGCACCACGATCGTGATGGCCACCCACGAGGCTGGCATCGTCGACCAGATGCAGCGGCGCGTCATCGAACTCTCGGCCGGCACCGTCGTGCGCGACGACCGCCAGGGCGGGTACGGGCACGACGAGGCCCGGGAGGAGATCGCGGTGCAGCGCGACGTGACGGTCGCGGCACCGAAGGTGCCGGTCGCCGCGATGCAGCGGGCGAAGCCGCTGTACGTCGAGCCCGAGGAGAGCGACGAGGTGACGGATGCGGCCGCACGCGTGACCGCCGCCGCAACGGGAGTCGTCGACCTGGCCGACGACGGGAGCGGTGCTGGCGGGGACGACGGCGACTCCGAGGGATCCGGTGCCGACCAGGTGCTCGACGGCGTGACCCACGCCGAGCCGACGCCCGAGGTCGCGCAGCAGCTGACCCTCGCCGAACGGCTCGGGCTGCGTGCGGGCGAGACGAAGCAGGGCGACGACGAGCAGGAAGTGGGGCCCACCCGATGA